The following proteins come from a genomic window of Leptospiraceae bacterium:
- the betA gene encoding choline dehydrogenase yields the protein MKQKKYDFIIAGGGSAGCVLANRLSENPANKVLLIEAGRSDYFWDIFIHMPSALAFPIGNPLYDWKYESDPEPYMNNRRIYHARGKVLGGSSSINGMIFQRGNPMDYERWAKDPGMENWDYAHCLPYFKRMETCTAGSDEFRGGDGPLVLERGPATNPLFDAFFKAVQEAGYPLTKDVNGYQQEGFAKFDRNIRNGRRLSSARAYLHPVKSRPNLEVICSSQVTKILFEGKRAIGVQFSGAFGMNKKVFGGEVIVCGGAIGSPQLLQLSGVGNALELDPLGVDIVHDLPTVGENMQDHLEVYIQYACKKPVSMQPSLKKYNWPWIGFQWLFQHKGPGATNHFEGGGFIRSNEDVKYPNIMFHFLPVAIRYDGSAPIKGHGYQVHVGPMYSDAMGTLKIKSTNPKEKPALRFNYLSTDQDKREWVEAIRCARKILEQRAFDEFSAGEISPGQEVETDNEILKWVAKDAETALHPSCTCRMGTDKTSVVHPDSLKVHGLEGLRVVDASVMRYVTNGNIYAPVMMLAEKSADLILGNSPLAPENTPFYKHNG from the coding sequence ATGAAACAAAAAAAATATGACTTTATTATTGCCGGTGGTGGTTCTGCTGGTTGTGTGCTTGCGAATCGTCTGAGTGAAAATCCGGCTAACAAGGTGTTGCTCATTGAAGCTGGAAGATCTGACTATTTCTGGGATATATTTATTCATATGCCGTCTGCCCTTGCCTTTCCAATTGGGAATCCACTCTATGATTGGAAGTATGAATCCGATCCAGAGCCTTATATGAACAACCGTCGAATTTACCATGCTCGTGGTAAAGTTCTAGGTGGATCAAGCAGTATCAATGGAATGATTTTCCAACGTGGAAACCCAATGGACTACGAACGTTGGGCGAAAGACCCAGGAATGGAAAATTGGGATTATGCGCACTGCCTTCCTTATTTCAAAAGAATGGAAACTTGTACTGCTGGCTCCGATGAATTTAGAGGCGGAGATGGACCACTTGTTCTCGAAAGAGGACCTGCGACTAATCCTTTGTTTGACGCATTTTTTAAAGCTGTCCAAGAGGCGGGTTACCCACTCACCAAAGACGTGAACGGCTACCAACAAGAAGGATTTGCAAAATTTGATAGAAATATCCGAAACGGTAGACGACTTAGCTCTGCTCGTGCTTATTTGCATCCAGTAAAATCTCGTCCGAACTTAGAAGTAATTTGTTCTTCTCAAGTTACCAAAATTCTTTTCGAAGGAAAACGAGCGATAGGCGTTCAATTCTCAGGTGCATTTGGAATGAATAAAAAAGTTTTTGGTGGCGAAGTGATAGTATGCGGTGGCGCGATTGGCTCTCCTCAGCTTTTACAACTTTCCGGTGTTGGAAATGCACTCGAACTTGATCCGCTTGGTGTGGATATTGTGCACGATCTTCCGACTGTCGGCGAAAACATGCAAGACCATCTAGAGGTATATATCCAGTATGCGTGCAAAAAACCCGTTTCGATGCAACCTTCTCTAAAAAAATACAACTGGCCTTGGATTGGGTTTCAGTGGTTGTTCCAACATAAAGGACCTGGTGCTACAAATCACTTCGAAGGTGGTGGATTTATTCGAAGCAACGAAGATGTAAAATATCCAAATATCATGTTTCACTTTTTACCAGTTGCAATTCGTTATGATGGTTCGGCTCCGATTAAGGGTCACGGATACCAAGTGCACGTCGGTCCGATGTATTCGGATGCAATGGGCACATTAAAAATAAAGTCAACTAATCCGAAAGAAAAACCAGCACTTCGTTTTAATTATCTATCTACTGATCAAGATAAACGAGAATGGGTAGAGGCAATTCGTTGTGCTCGTAAAATTCTAGAGCAACGTGCATTTGATGAATTTAGCGCGGGCGAAATTTCCCCCGGCCAAGAAGTAGAAACAGATAACGAAATTTTAAAGTGGGTCGCAAAAGATGCCGAAACCGCTCTTCACCCTTCTTGCACCTGTCGCATGGGAACAGACAAAACTTCTGTCGTTCATCCTGACTCTTTAAAAGTTCACGGACTCGAGGGACTTCGCGTAGTAGATGCTTCCGTTATGCGATATGTTACCAATGGAAATATTTATGCCCCCGTTATGATGTTAGCTGAAAAATCCGCAGATTTAATTTTGGGTAACTCTCCATTAGCTCCAGAGAATACACCTTTCTACAAACATAACGGATAA
- the betB gene encoding betaine-aldehyde dehydrogenase, protein MAIFKRQTSFINGKFLSSSQNRTVVTTNYPATGEILCELEEANTDDIQYAVESAEKGFKIWSKMKGAERGRILLRAASLLRERVKSLAEMEVYDTGKPISEALVVDVISGAEAIEYFAGMAATLHGEHFDLGSSFVYTRREPLGICAGIGAWNYPIQVACWKAAPALATGNVMIFKPSELTPLTALKLAEIFTEAGLPDGVFNVVIGGREVGKELVKHKKISKVSLTGSVPSGKAIMADSAATLKKVTLELGGKSPLIIFDDASLDQAVSASLLANFYTQGEICSNGTRVFVHESIHKVFLEKLLTRVAKLKIGDPMEISTHVGSLISPEHLEKVMRYVKIGQEEGASLLCGGKIPTWLDSFARFRNGAFIEPTVFSNCEDKMTIVKEEIFGPVMSVLSFKGEEEVIARANDTEFGLSAGVFTQDIKRAHRVIAEIQAGTCWINNYNITPVEAPFGGYKNSGIGRENSLAAIEHYTQVKSVYVEMGDVDCPYP, encoded by the coding sequence ATGGCAATATTTAAACGACAAACTTCTTTCATTAACGGAAAATTCCTTTCGTCTTCTCAAAACCGAACTGTGGTTACTACAAATTACCCTGCAACAGGAGAAATTCTTTGTGAATTAGAGGAAGCAAATACAGATGACATACAGTATGCAGTAGAATCTGCTGAAAAAGGTTTTAAGATTTGGTCCAAGATGAAAGGGGCTGAGAGAGGACGAATCCTACTTCGGGCAGCAAGCCTTCTTAGAGAAAGGGTCAAGTCTCTTGCAGAAATGGAAGTCTATGATACAGGAAAACCAATATCGGAAGCTCTTGTTGTAGATGTAATTTCTGGGGCTGAGGCTATTGAGTATTTTGCGGGTATGGCGGCGACATTACACGGAGAGCATTTTGATTTGGGAAGCAGTTTTGTCTATACTCGTCGTGAACCACTTGGAATTTGTGCAGGAATTGGAGCATGGAATTATCCTATCCAAGTTGCATGTTGGAAAGCAGCCCCTGCCCTCGCCACAGGAAATGTTATGATCTTCAAACCTTCCGAATTAACACCATTAACCGCTCTCAAACTTGCTGAAATTTTTACAGAAGCAGGACTTCCTGATGGAGTGTTCAATGTAGTCATTGGTGGTAGAGAAGTAGGAAAAGAATTAGTGAAACATAAAAAAATCTCCAAAGTTTCGCTCACCGGCTCAGTTCCTAGTGGAAAAGCAATCATGGCAGACAGCGCGGCGACATTAAAGAAAGTAACTTTAGAGCTCGGCGGCAAATCCCCGTTAATCATCTTCGATGATGCGAGTCTTGACCAGGCAGTATCAGCCTCTCTACTTGCAAACTTTTATACACAGGGAGAAATTTGCTCCAATGGAACGCGTGTTTTTGTCCACGAGTCGATTCACAAAGTTTTTTTGGAAAAACTTTTGACCCGAGTAGCAAAATTAAAAATAGGTGACCCGATGGAAATATCGACTCATGTGGGTTCTCTGATTAGCCCTGAACATTTGGAAAAAGTCATGCGTTATGTAAAAATAGGACAAGAAGAAGGGGCAAGTCTACTTTGTGGTGGGAAAATTCCTACTTGGCTAGATAGTTTTGCCAGGTTTAGAAATGGAGCTTTCATTGAACCGACTGTATTTTCCAACTGCGAAGATAAAATGACAATTGTAAAAGAAGAAATTTTCGGTCCGGTAATGTCTGTTCTTTCCTTCAAAGGCGAAGAGGAAGTAATCGCAAGAGCGAATGACACCGAATTCGGATTATCCGCAGGGGTTTTTACACAGGATATCAAACGAGCGCACCGTGTAATTGCTGAAATCCAAGCGGGAACTTGTTGGATCAATAATTACAATATCACTCCAGTAGAAGCACCTTTTGGTGGTTACAAAAATTCCGGAATCGGACGCGAAAACAGCCTAGCGGCAATTGAACATTATACGCAAGTGAAATCAGTATACGTAGAAATGGGAGACGTAGATTGCCCTTACCCTTGA
- a CDS encoding EamA family transporter: MTNLRTKGFFHLALVYLIWGSTFLGIRFAVRGEGGFPPYMLAAIRVGIASLFMFSACVISGKSLRLTRITFSQLLLTGTLLWVGGHAWVIWGAQKADSGYAALLFGATPLWAVLFEFIIHNKKLSPLSILSILLGFGGIICLSLPGLLNSAATSNSPDLLTFLALSLAPASWALGSVVQADKLSEVPALVSASYQQFFAAIVCGILSFVFSEQIPSPSKEAWIGLSYITLLGSVVAFYSFTRALQILPSSIVMSFAYVNPVIAVILGYFWVNEQITIWTISGMTLIITGVVFLLRSDKEHLANSELEHGNI, from the coding sequence ATGACAAACTTACGGACAAAAGGATTCTTTCATCTTGCTTTGGTCTATCTTATTTGGGGAAGCACCTTTCTCGGAATACGATTTGCGGTGCGCGGAGAGGGTGGATTTCCGCCATATATGCTCGCTGCAATTCGTGTAGGAATTGCTTCTTTATTCATGTTCTCCGCCTGTGTGATCTCTGGAAAATCTCTTCGCCTAACAAGAATTACCTTCTCTCAACTCTTGTTAACGGGTACGCTTTTATGGGTAGGTGGTCACGCTTGGGTAATTTGGGGAGCGCAAAAGGCTGACTCCGGTTACGCGGCGTTACTCTTTGGGGCAACTCCTCTTTGGGCTGTTCTATTTGAATTTATCATTCACAATAAAAAACTAAGTCCCCTTTCTATTCTTTCTATCTTACTTGGTTTCGGTGGGATTATTTGTCTCTCGCTTCCAGGACTTTTAAATTCAGCGGCAACTAGTAATTCACCTGACTTGCTTACATTTCTCGCGCTAAGTCTTGCTCCTGCTTCTTGGGCATTAGGGTCAGTGGTGCAAGCGGATAAACTTTCTGAAGTTCCAGCATTGGTAAGTGCAAGCTACCAACAATTCTTTGCCGCCATTGTTTGCGGCATTCTCTCTTTTGTATTTTCGGAACAAATTCCAAGCCCTTCGAAGGAAGCCTGGATCGGGTTAAGCTATATTACCCTCCTTGGGTCAGTGGTAGCATTTTACTCCTTTACACGCGCCTTACAGATATTACCCTCCTCTATCGTAATGAGTTTTGCTTACGTAAATCCTGTTATCGCTGTAATACTTGGATACTTTTGGGTAAATGAACAAATTACCATTTGGACAATTTCTGGAATGACTCTCATCATCACGGGAGTTGTATTTTTATTAAGATCGGACAAAGAACATTTAGCAAACTCGGAGTTAGAACATGGCAATATTTAA
- a CDS encoding transcriptional regulator, producing the protein MLSLRIPETLETKLLDLCKEEKKTKTKIIQESLLLYIESKKQNTSAYELGKKYFGKYKTTPSDKSVNHKELIRKKIKQKHNA; encoded by the coding sequence ATGTTAAGTTTACGAATACCCGAAACTTTAGAAACAAAACTACTTGATCTTTGTAAGGAAGAAAAAAAGACAAAAACAAAAATCATCCAAGAGTCTTTACTTCTCTACATCGAATCTAAAAAACAAAACACCTCTGCGTATGAACTAGGAAAAAAATACTTTGGGAAATACAAAACGACTCCATCTGATAAGTCAGTAAACCACAAAGAATTAATCCGAAAAAAAATAAAACAAAAGCACAATGCTTAA
- a CDS encoding PIN domain-containing protein codes for MLKTIIDTGPIVAFFDEGDKYSKSFRNYFKTFQGKLFSTLAVITEVSYLLDDNKERQLDFIEWIKDGAISVVDISGDDFALVHKYMKKYADTQMDFADASLVILAHKLGTKSILTLDSDFSVYRTIEGKKFDNLLKGILV; via the coding sequence ATGCTTAAAACAATCATAGACACAGGACCGATTGTCGCTTTCTTCGATGAAGGTGACAAATACTCTAAATCATTTCGAAATTACTTTAAAACATTCCAAGGAAAACTTTTTTCAACGTTAGCCGTTATTACAGAAGTTTCCTATTTGTTAGATGACAATAAAGAAAGACAACTCGATTTTATAGAGTGGATAAAAGACGGAGCAATATCCGTTGTTGATATATCAGGTGATGATTTTGCCTTAGTTCATAAGTATATGAAAAAATATGCTGATACCCAGATGGATTTTGCTGATGCAAGTCTTGTTATATTAGCACATAAACTCGGTACAAAAAGTATCTTGACTCTCGACAGTGATTTTTCTGTCTATAGAACTATCGAAGGGAAAAAATTTGATAATCTTTTGAAAGGAATTTTGGTTTGA
- a CDS encoding transposase has product MANGNVFVTSHLVSEFKHMPLDIKEFIPEDKTKTKEEQKFTTKIEIAIFLIEEAIRRGIKFEFVVADAWYGSSPNFTDYLEAKGLKYIVSIKSNRNIFYKFPNDFKSSEHKISELLTLIEFNAFRPLDIKLSDGSNKKIYFVRMDLKVKGLSGKRRVIIETDRIGDWANAEVSYFISNATELRDDTVIRYYHRRNWIEVFYREVKDFLGADEYQDGVWIEFFDIGHYA; this is encoded by the coding sequence GTGGCTAATGGCAACGTATTCGTAACCTCACATTTAGTGAGTGAGTTCAAGCATATGCCATTAGATATAAAAGAATTTATACCCGAAGATAAAACTAAAACCAAAGAAGAACAAAAATTTACAACAAAGATAGAGATTGCGATTTTTCTAATAGAAGAAGCTATTCGACGAGGAATCAAATTTGAATTCGTTGTTGCAGATGCATGGTATGGTTCTAGCCCTAATTTTACTGACTATTTAGAGGCTAAAGGTTTGAAGTATATTGTATCAATTAAAAGTAATCGAAATATATTTTACAAATTTCCAAACGATTTTAAAAGCAGTGAGCACAAGATAAGTGAGTTACTTACACTCATAGAGTTTAACGCATTTCGCCCCCTTGATATTAAATTATCAGATGGTTCGAACAAGAAAATTTATTTTGTTAGGATGGATTTAAAAGTAAAAGGATTAAGTGGAAAAAGAAGAGTGATAATTGAAACTGATAGAATTGGTGATTGGGCAAATGCAGAGGTAAGTTATTTTATTTCCAATGCAACTGAATTGCGCGATGACACTGTTATCCGCTACTATCATAGACGGAATTGGATAGAAGTATTCTATAGAGAAGTAAAAGACTTTCTAGGTGCAGACGAATATCAAGATGGAGTATGGATAGAATTCTTCGACATTGGACATTATGCATAG
- a CDS encoding transposase, producing MDFILNEHSDLFSEYINSFDPLWVRKEQKEYFEKTLKGFSSEIKRKNIERISETIIDQDYQNLHHFITTSPWDKKDMNEIRINFMREHSNSYPTKKAILVIDDSGVLKRGNSTEGVGHQYIGQVGKWLMATYS from the coding sequence GTGGATTTCATACTTAACGAGCATTCCGATTTATTTAGCGAGTATATAAATTCTTTCGATCCATTATGGGTAAGGAAAGAGCAAAAAGAATATTTTGAGAAGACCCTAAAAGGTTTTAGTTCAGAGATAAAACGGAAAAATATTGAGCGGATTTCCGAAACGATAATAGATCAGGATTATCAAAATCTCCATCATTTCATTACAACTTCTCCTTGGGATAAGAAGGATATGAATGAGATACGTATTAACTTTATGCGAGAGCATAGTAACTCTTATCCGACAAAGAAAGCGATATTAGTCATTGATGATTCTGGTGTTCTTAAAAGAGGCAATTCGACAGAAGGCGTTGGGCATCAATATATTGGTCAAGTTGGAAAGTGGCTAATGGCAACGTATTCGTAA
- a CDS encoding DUF1574 domain-containing protein, whose translation MKNSNTSSRIFLYYPIFFFIVLLVIDKIFTLDYFNNNFLQTGNIVYYKHRPLLFEKLKADQSGKKLLLAFGDSRAYAYSELAFLENKERKEKYSIYNFSGPQAVPAYTLFWMEKIIEAKLKPEFIFFVVSPEGFDDSKGLMHQPFLRMGASDEFVQKYWKQIPSDDRQEFILDKLIAFRKLEFNYKLFFERIKNQKMSEYNSKTNSEMPLLNISKGSQLAYMTFVNDDKRLEADSLRMKNFYLGNNFKQNETQYFFTEKVLELARANNAKVFLIWPRVYKTYRKEYERLALKESFGKRMTELAEKYGMYFYDLNTISDCDEFYDASHQSVSCYGKNVNFFVDEFEKK comes from the coding sequence ATGAAAAATTCTAATACTTCCTCTCGGATATTTCTCTATTACCCAATCTTTTTCTTTATTGTATTATTAGTAATCGATAAAATTTTCACGCTAGATTATTTTAATAATAATTTTTTACAAACAGGCAATATCGTTTATTATAAACATCGACCTTTACTTTTTGAAAAATTAAAAGCAGACCAATCGGGTAAAAAGTTATTATTGGCTTTTGGTGATTCGCGCGCTTACGCCTATTCAGAATTAGCATTTTTGGAAAACAAAGAACGGAAAGAAAAATATTCTATCTATAATTTTTCAGGTCCACAGGCTGTCCCTGCCTACACACTTTTTTGGATGGAAAAAATAATTGAAGCAAAGTTAAAACCTGAATTTATTTTTTTTGTTGTAAGTCCTGAAGGGTTTGATGATTCCAAAGGGCTTATGCATCAACCATTTTTACGAATGGGGGCAAGTGATGAATTTGTGCAAAAGTATTGGAAACAAATTCCTTCAGATGATCGGCAGGAGTTTATTTTGGATAAATTAATTGCGTTTCGAAAATTAGAATTTAATTATAAACTTTTTTTTGAACGAATTAAAAATCAAAAAATGAGTGAATACAATAGTAAGACTAATAGTGAAATGCCTCTACTGAATATTTCAAAAGGCTCACAACTTGCTTATATGACTTTTGTAAACGATGATAAACGCCTAGAAGCAGACTCTCTTCGAATGAAAAATTTTTACCTCGGAAATAATTTCAAACAAAATGAAACGCAGTATTTTTTCACCGAAAAAGTTTTAGAACTAGCACGTGCAAATAATGCAAAAGTATTTTTAATTTGGCCTAGAGTTTATAAAACCTATCGCAAAGAATACGAAAGGTTAGCCTTAAAAGAAAGTTTCGGAAAACGTATGACTGAACTCGCTGAAAAATACGGAATGTATTTTTATGATTTAAATACTATTTCGGATTGCGATGAATTTTACGACGCATCGCACCAATCTGTTTCCTGTTACGGAAAAAATGTAAACTTCTTCGTCGATGAGTTCGAGAAGAAGTAA